A region of the Raphanus sativus cultivar WK10039 unplaced genomic scaffold, ASM80110v3 Scaffold3214, whole genome shotgun sequence genome:
ctctttgggcagaggagaaggctgtttcttttgaggagaaggctttttcgtttgaggagcaggctgtttcgtttgaggagcaggctgtttagtttgaggagcaggctgtttcgtttgaggagtaggctttgccttttgaggagtaggctttgccttttgaggagcatgctttctggtgggaggagtaggatgattggtttgaagtgtaggctgatccttttgaggagtagtctgtttgttactaaccccggtttctggggcttgtggggtagggtgttttttactaaccccggtttctggggcttgaggggtagcctgattggtgacaccaaccttcttctccacagcttccaatctatcggagatcttcctaatctccctgatgcacttcttaaacccatctttcattATGTCACCTAAGCCACTtcttaagtccttgaacatgttttctaactcctctctggtcacccaactagcctcttctctagcctcttctgtagcctcttctgtagcctctgtaggagcctcttctctagcctctttaggagcctctttaggagcctctttacgagctttcttccgaggtctctgattgtcttcctccacctcctccacaaccatctctttggctcttttcgatggagtcacaaacttgggttttgtaccagtgacttcccagcaatccatggtccacttccacggtctccgatcatacatgactttaatgatgttctccgcgggcacgtcatcaacctcagagtcccattttggccacatttcactaatgtccttctcaacaaagttgatcacgcgggtctgcagtaaatagaagaagaatcgagttagatatttgaaacaaaatactaaatagacgacttaattataagtcgtcaactaagtcgtccagctggacgaccttccagacgacttattataagtcgtctactaagtcgtccagctggacgaccttccagacgacttataataagtcgtctactaagtcgtcaagctggaagaccttccagacgacttataataagtcgtctactaagtcgtccagctggaagaccttccagacgacttataataagtcgtctactaagtcgtccagctggaagaccttccagacgacttaattaagtgaagatggaaaggtacctgactcaagatagcagctttcatgaatctgcggcctctgctgccgtcgtaagccagaatcggtggagacggactgtttgctctgggtagaccaatactagcacccaatcccggaatagctgtgtacgcccagacctgaagaacttgtataaagccatccacggtgtaacagccagtaatatctttgttccacaaagagtccatcagcaccttaaacgcgactctcccccatggataattctcaaacctttctaaatccatcactagccttgcgagagtagctcgtgtagcgcttgagaactttttcccttcaatgaatccagtgaagatggaaaggtacgcgagtcgcttgcgatcttccctggaccaatccccgcatctcttcagtgctgctattatctgatcagtacttggcccagcttcccgatgaactcccatcatctcccagaaagaaaccatctgtggggtaacttcacattctggtgtctcaaggtcctcgatgtagtcgcagtttagaccagtgatgttttcaaactctaacagtgaaaacctcgcaggttctggaccaacgagacaccacatctcgtacttcttcttaatgtccagctttaaaccgagcaagtggtgaaccagccttgaagcccaaccaaatccctgctccttgaacttgatgaaaactcccaatctcgactccttgagctcttcaaattcagcatcagtgagagcttccctaagagcagtatgcaacttcgtgttatccgtatgatacgaaatgctattgtggggttctggctcttcccctaatgtgtataacctacgggggagttctggaatatccatcctttttgtctgcaaaataatcaaagacaacaatagaagtcagaacacaagctaaatcaatcacgccttaattgttactccagacgacttagtagacgacttaaatataagtcgtctagaaagtcgtccaactggacgacttagttgacgacttatatttaagtcgtctggaaagtcttccaaatggacgtactaagtcgtccaggttgaagactttccagacgacttacttacaagtcttccagtagaaaaatttcaagcggacctgattagtcgcagaaggagttcgagtactcgtcattgtggttata
Encoded here:
- the LOC130506418 gene encoding uncharacterized protein LOC130506418; the encoded protein is MWCLVGPEPARFSLLEFENITGLNCDYIEDLETPECEVTPQMVSFWEMMGVHREAGPSTDQIIAALKRCGDWSREDRKRLAYLSIFTGFIEGKKFSSATRATLARLVMDLERFENYPWGRVAFKVLMDSLWNKDITGCYTVDGFIQVLQVWAYTAIPGLGASIGLPRANSPSPPILAYDGSRGRRFMKAAILSQTRVINFVEKDISEMWPKWDSEVDDVPAENIIKVMYDRRPWKWTMDCWEVTGTKPKFVTPSKRAKEMVVEEVEEDNQRPRKKARKEAPKEAPKEAREEAPTEATEEATEEAREEASWVTREELENMFKDLRSGLGDIMKDGFKKCIREIRKISDRLEAVEKKVGVTNQATPQAPETGVSKKHPTPQAPETGVSNKQTTPQKDQPTLQTNHPTPPTRKHAPQKAKPTPQKAKPTPQTKQPAPQTKQPAPQTKQPAPQTKKPSPQKKQPSPL